The genomic region AACCTAGAGAGactttgttctatttttctacAGTTGATAGTGAAAGTTGTTTCAATTTTACTGTATTGGTTTTCCCTCTTTAATTGGTGGGTTATCCACTTAAAATCCCTTGTATTTGTGTGccctttttggtgtttgattATTGGCCTCACTTggatttcatttatattttatggGCTGGGTAATAATCCCAACAGCTTTTAAATGGTGGTTGAATGGGTATGCCATTGACCATAGGATTGGCTTTTCACATTCCTCTAGCTTGAGCATTCATCCTTGATTGATAATGCTGCTTTGGATTTGTgttgttttcattttatttctagGTTTCCTGCTAAAATTTCAATGGATCAGAGTTCAGAGGAAAAATCAGACATAAGAGAGCCTGAGATGAGTAGATATGTAGATAAATCTTATGAAGAACTGAAGAGTGGGAATCCTAAAGTAAAAATCTCAAATGACATGTATGAGTGCCCATTTTGCCTgggcaagagaaaaagagactATATCTATCAGGAACTCTTGCAACATGCTACTGATGTGGGTAAAGATTGGGCTAGGAAGAATGTCAAGCACAAGGCAAAACATCTGGCCTTGGCTAAATACCTGGAAAGAGATGTAGGCCCAGAAGAGTTCCCATTGCAGCCTGTGAGAGTATCTGAACCTCCAAGATGCAGTCATCACAATGATAAATTTGTTTGGCCATTGACTGGAATTGTTGTTAATCTTCCAACTGAGTACAAGGGTGGACAATATGTGAGGGAAAGTGCTTCCAAGCTGAGGGAGCAGTTGTCACAGAGAGGATATAATGGCGTGAAGGTCCATCTTTTGCGGGACAAAGATTGGCGTCATTCAGGGTCTGCCTTACTGGTGTTCAACAAAGATTGGTCTGGGTATGACGATGCAATGGCATTTGAGAAGTATTTTGAAGCAGAGTGTGATTGGCATGCATGGAAGCAGCACAAAGGGTCTAGTATAAATGCATGGGTTGCTCGCGAAGATGACTATAATTCTACAAGTATTATAGGCAAGCATCTACGAAAGATTGGAGATTTGAAAACCATTTCGGATATTGTGGcagatgaagaaaataaaaagaacatacTTCTCAACAGTTTAATTGAGGACAAAGACAGTTGTATCTCCACACATAAAAGTATGTATCTCCATGAGGTTGGGAAAACAAGCATACCTgaattttattactttttttttatatataagttCTTTAGGTACAAAATCTTACTTCATGGTTGTTTTATGTCTAATAGAGATACAAAAACTGCACCACGATGAACAGAACCATATCCAGAGAATATATCAGTTAGAAAAACAATTAAATTATAAAGAGTTTGAAATTGAGCGGTTAAAAGGGACATTAGAAGTTATGAAACAcaagagagatgaagaagatgcagaagTCCAGAAAAATGTGGAGTCAATGAAGCGAGAGCTGGACGATAAAGAAGGAGACTTGGAGGACCTTGAATCACTCAACCAAGATCTTATAGTGAAGGAGCGCAACAGCAATGATGAGCTGCAGGATGCTCGTAGGAAATTAATTGATGTCTGTACTCTCAAGAGTCTCAACTTCTCATTCTTTCTTGTTCATATTTTAACACGATGAGTCCTTTCAGGACTATAAAACTATTGCTCATTAGCTTATGATAGTACAATTTTGACATTTCATAATTTCTTTCCCAAACTTAATTACCTCATAATTTCTCATGATTTTCCTCACTGCTGTTTGGGTGAgtccaattttcttttttcttacagGGTTTGAAAGAAATGTCAGGTTGTGCTCAAATTGGAGTGAAGAGAATGGGAGATCTTGACAACAAACCATTTCTTGATGCATGCAGACAGAAATATCCGGCTGAAGAAGCGGAGGAAAAGGCTGCAGATATGTGTTCACTGTGGGATGAGCACCTCAGGTACCCAGGGTGGTACCCTTTCAAGATCATCATGGTTGATGGGAAAGAACAGGTGTTCTTTCTAAATATGAATCTGCTAGCTGCTCCTTCCGTTATCCGTAATCTCTCGTCTTTAGGATCTCAGAAAATCTCTACATCTTGCAGTTTATCCATTTTTTGGTATCTCAACTTGTATGTTTTGTATCTCACCTGTTTATTAACTAGCTTTTTCAAAATTGTCCAAACAGGAGGATACAAATTGTATTATACTTTCATAttcatatattttacatgtgaaaaaacaCTTCAGTTcttaacatttttcttttcatgtacCATGATGCTGTGCAggaaataataaatgaagaggatgaaaagctgaaaagcctgaaggatgatttgggtgaagaagtatacAGGGCAGTTACTGCAGCCCTAAATGAGATAAATGATTACAATCCTAGCGGGCGGTACATCATATCTGAGTTATGGAACTTCAAAGAATCAAGGAAAGCTACACTAGGAGAAGCAGTTGCATTTATACTGAAGCAGTTAATTGATGTAAGTACATACTCTCAAGAGTCTCAACTTCTCATTCTTCTCTGTTCATATCTTAATATGATATCTCCTTAACCTTGAGATTTGGGAAAACCGAAACCTTATCCATTGAAGTTCTTTCTCTCCTTTGAAAAAAATAGGCATTTAAGGGTCACAGACCCCTTATCTACGTGGTGACTCCCAAGAAAAcatttcctctttcttccaaAACAAGGAATCGAGGGGCAATACCCCAGAGGTTTACATTTCCCAGATACCTACACTAGCCTATATGATAAATGTGTATTATTATGTATACATTTATTTAATGTTTGAAGAGTGCTCAAGGTAAAATGGGATCCAGGATCTTTAGGTGTCCTCAACCATTGAAATTGCCACACTCTTAACATGATCATACAAAAGCACCACCATGGAAAAATAAGTTATATATGCTTTTATTAAAAACACTATTACCATTCAAACCCTTAATGGAATGGTCAtggttttcttctctatgaTAATTGCAAATTTCAGCATCATCTTCCTCTAAAGTTGTTGCAAATACTTATTCCTTCAAACTTAATTTTcatattaaatatttaaaaatagtaTGAACAAATACCAAGGTagagactgaaaaaaaaaaataataataataattaataccATTTTTCTTGGATGGGTGTTAGGGAATAGAGATGGGCATTTTTGACCTTCATTGTGAGAGGGAAATGCAGGCAGGAACATGCAGAATCAAGATCTACTGAGTGAGTCAAATATCAGGTCAAAACAATAGAGAAATTTGGAAGGAGGAGAAGCCTTAGCCGTTGGCCCGAAAAACCAAGACATGGAAATTCAGGTGGTGAATAAAATATTTCTACATTTTTCCACTTTACCATTGCCTAGCAAGTTAGCCTAAAGCCCTTAGAAATGTGGCAAAATAGAATaccccttttctttttggagAATTCTTTGttacatttcaaaaaaaaaaaaaaaggaaagatgtCTGTAAAAATATTCAACAGCTATCATTGAAAATGAGGAGTCCAACTAAACAGTAAAATATAGCTAATAAGGACATGGGTGCTTTGCATTTGGTCAAGCAAGATGGTCAGCTATCAAGAAGACAACAGATATGCCACACCTTCACACATAAGGCTATAAACATTTAACAGAACTTTCAGGACCTGAATCCACCTGAAATGGAAAACTGGAATTACCCAAATGGCCCACTATCTATGTAGGCATTAGTCATTTCAGACAACTAAAATCAAAAGGTAAGAATTGCAGTCACATCTCCAGAAAATTCATTCAGTTCTTATCATTGATTTCTTGGATTTTTCTGTTGATCTAATCTAAATGCTGCTCATTCATTCCTCCCACACCCCActccaaataaaatttattgtgtcaattccttcttttttttttgcagtctCACCCAaggttcaattttttattttgacccCTATTGAAACCGAAATAATTTGgtcaaattttggaaatttcgACATGTAATTTTCGGCAGTCAATTCATTTCAATCCTTGtcgaaactgaaatatttcgcGAAATTTCGAATCATGGTCTGATATGTCCATTCAAATATTAAActattactcttttttttttttattggaacaAAATTTCTCATTGTTGTTGGAGTGAGACTAATTTCCTTTGTTCTTACAGGGTttgaaagaaatcaagcatTTAAAAGGGAAATTAGAAGTGACGAAATACAAGAAAGATGCAGAGGATGCGAAAGTCCAGAAAAAGGTGGAGTCAATGAAGCGGGAGCTGGACGATAAAGATGGAGAGTTGAAGGACCTTAAATCACTCAACCAAATTCTAATAGTGAAGGAGCGCAACAGCAATGATGAGCTGCAGGATGCTCGTAGGGAATTAATTTATGTAAGTACTTACCCTTAAAAGTCTCGACTTCAAGTACTTACTCTTAAGAGTCTCAACTTCTCATAGTCTCCTAGATTTTAAtgcttaaatattttttttttctagagaaTTTTATGCTAGTTTTAATGGATGGAAGCATGTTGATATATCTTAACATGATGAGTCCTTTACAGGACTATATTAAACCATTGCTCAATAGCTTATGCTGGTACAAATTTGACATTTCATAATTTCTTTCTCAAACTTAGTTACCTCATTATCTTCCTCACTGTTGTTGGGGTGTgactaattaattttctttgttCTTACAGGGTTTGAAAGAAATGTTAGGTCGTGCTCAAATTGGAGTGAAGAGAATGGGAGTTCTCGACAACAAACTATTTCTTGATGCATGCAGACATAAATATCCTTCTGAAGAAGAAGTGGAAAAGGCTTCAAATATCTGTTCATTGTGGAATGAGCACCTCAGAAACCCAGGATGGCACCCTTTCAAGATCATTGTGGTTGATGGGAAAATACAGGTgttctttttaaatatgaatCTGCTAGCTGCTCCTTCCATTATCCGTAATCTCTTGTCTTTAGGATCTCAGAAAATCTCTACATCTTGCAGTTTATCTATTTTTTGGTATCTCAacttgtgtgtgtgtttgtatTTCACCTGTTTATTGACTAGATTATCCAAGCAGGAGAATAAAATTGTATTATACTTTCATACTCATAtatttacatgtgaaaaaaatactGACTCCTTTTGGTTgcaaagaaaatataaatatttccctggcaaggaaataaaatatattttacaggAAAAGTCATTTTTAATGTTATAGTTGCAAAGAAGGGAAATGCAAATATTTCTCCTGAAAGTTAAATATATTTTACAGGAAAGGCAAATATTTCTTTTCACTTCCCTAGTTCCCTTTTCTCactccccttgcaaccaaactgAGCTGTAACGGTTCTTacattaattttgttttcatgTACCATGAACGATGCGGTGCAGGAAATAAtagatgaagaggatgaaaagcTGAAAATCCTGAAGAATgatttgggtgaagaagtatacAGGGCAGTTACTACAGCCCTAAAGGAGATAAATGATTACAATCCGAGCGGGCGGTACATAAAATCTGAGCTATGGAACTTCAAAGAAGCAAGGAAAGCTACATTGAAAGAAGGAGTTGCATATATTCTGAAGCAGTTAAGAGTATATAAGCACATGTTGATCTAAGACTGATAGAACTGCCTTATTCCTGCTAATGATACCTTTTTGTATGGAAACAAAGCTTGGTCCCATTAACATGTAAATTGCTCAGGTTGACATATATGATGTTACTAAATGGCTCATTGTATAAACCTGCAGGTTTGACCTAAGAAAATTGGGCATCTAACAGTCATCTTCAGCACATTCAAATGTTCACCCTTATCAGTTATTGATGCTCTGCTCAAGACAATGCTATGATTCAATGATTCAAGGAACTTCTTGATAAATGGCAATGTTTCCTGGAAATCTATTGTGTAGCTCCCCTGTTCCATGACTTGGCTGGGTACTGCTATAGAATTTGATGGTAAGGATTGGTGGAGGGATTTAAAAATCGGATTAGATTGGCCCGGCTGATCTGTGGATTGGATTTGACTGGAATCAGCCGAGgccaatttttattttggcCGATCTGGTTTTGGCCAGTTCTGTATGAAAATTAGGGTTGAAAGGGTTTTTAAGTCgtcttcatttttgtttttgaggtCATCGATACTTAATACATGAATCCTCCTTTTGTAACCAGTATTGGTTACTTCAAGCTGGTAatcccttcattttaactttaGTGCTTGCACCTCATGATCTACTCATTTTTCTCATTTCAGACCTAACTGATATGTTTTGCAAAATTTCCTAAGAAAAATGTTCTAacaaggagggggggggggttggcaGGTGGAAGCTGAAGTGGATATTGTCACCTAGTAATATATAATAATTTGGAAAATTGtcggaaaaataatttttatataaaCAGAGACTgaaattacatgtaaaaaaaataaaggagtcggggtcatttcaaaggagaaagaaaTAGACACAGTGCGTGTTAGCTTCTGACATGTGGGCAACGTGCCTAActtttttctaaaatttaatttaaaaaacaacGAGATGCCAAAGAATTCAAAAGTGAGAGGTTTAAAGGGATATTAGAATTGATGAAAGGAGCATATGAGAGATGAAGTCAATGAAGAGAGAGCTGGATGAAAAGTAGAGTTGGAGAACCTTAAATAACTCTAGCAAACTCTTTTAGTGAAGAAGCACAAGAGAAATGATGAGCTGCAGGATGTGCCAATTAATGTGAGTGTATACTCTCAAGAATCTCACGTCTCAACTTCTCATTCTTTCCTGTTCATATCTTAGCATGGTGAGTCTTTTACAGGACCATTAAACTAATGCTCATTAGCTTATGGTAACACAAATCTGACATTTCATAATTTCTTTCCCAAACTTAATTACCTCATGATTTTCTTACAAGGTTTGAAAGAAATGTCAAGTAGCTGTGTTCAAATAGGAGTCAACAGAATGGGAGATTTTGACAACTAATCATTTCTTAATCCATGTAAACAGAAAAATCTAgctgaagaaagagaaaaataaaaatccaaatagagagagagagagagagagagagagagagagagagagagagagagagagatctcagtagataagggtgtcaatttagaaccaaaatagaaaaccaaaacTAATTCCGGATTGATTAATCGGAACTGAATGAAACGAATAGAGTATGGCTACAATCTGGAACGAAGGAACAGAAACGAGGAGAGACTTGGGCCTTTTCCGGTTCTAGCATAGGAACCGATGGTTAGAATCGAAATCAAGCCAAATTTTGGTAccaatattttatatatatatatatatatatattgattgagtaccaatatattatattaaaattgTATACTAGTATACTAttgatatagccaaattgaTCTCTCAGTGGGgcaaggacacgtgtcgcccccGGGACACATGTCGCCCACCAGATAAGGATTCCAATGACTCAATCACGCTcgatcacgtcgtttgcatgaagggaatattccccacaagaaggacGGCCGTATTGGAGAAGGACAGAGGGAAAggcaagaaaaaaccctagaccccagAAACCATATAAGGGggccgagaagaaggaagaaggtaagcattcataccctcaccattactcccttactgaaaactgtgcggccgaccctaacttgagcgtcggaggactaaccccggataaagctccgggcctctgtcgtctgtgcttgtgtaggACCAACTcacggggtttttggcagcaacagattggcgccgtccgtgggaacaacagtaatggtggggagaacctacaaccgcaaGAAGACAAGAGCAGCGTCCAACatggacatgggggaagaaccttcaggggggcttcctccctcggcggagataggacgagaaaggggcaatgACGATTGGGAAGTATCCGTAAGGTACCagcgttcggctggatattcagtacgtgaagACAGTGATCATCAGCCTCCTCCTATAGCgcaggagtacgtgacaagggagcaattcgaagccctccaaGGCAAATATGACCGGATGGCCAAGAcaatgagggaggtctccaaagctgtctctcagaagaccgtcggagcacccccaggcccccacgtccagtttgagagggTTTGAGACGAagaccggagcagtacaggatcgacaAGGGCCTGTCGTAACCCTCAAAACCGAGCGAGGAGGGAGAGTCCCGCACCCCGAGGCAGGATGCaacgcgccgccagagacccacatggggatccacaccaaggagacaaacagaggcccgaggactcgggattaaagcagatgatcctagacctaaaggatgagatcaagaaggtggcagaaaatcagacgaGAACTCGCGAGccggacctcactaatgacacttatgacgggtctgaccgagtatgacacttatgacgggtctggggaccccgtcgatcacctggaaggcttcaaggtcaccatgcagttccatcaagtctcggaaaacatcatgtgtcgtgccctgccattgacgttcagaggagcgatgaggctatggtacaaccatctgtcgacgaagtcgatccacagcttcagcgacctaagttacttcttcgtgaagggaatctctagtagccagccccttcagaagactacgttgaacttgaccaacgtcaagcaacaagaaggggaatcgctgcggaactacatgaagtgactccaacaagagaagattacaatcagaggcctagacccgaaggaagagttcacagccctgttAGGAggtgtcaaggataaggagttgaagaggtccctagcgaagcatacacctaggaatctgaccgagctgagagcacgatgcgataagtacatccagatggaagagaccctctaggccgatgaagaagccaaAAGGAAGGCGGTAAGAAAGAGGCTCTCAAGGGCTGACGACAAACCCtttgaagaaggcaaaagaaGAAAGTCTGAGCGTggtcgggcccccagtccaccaaggaagtttgagaaatacgcacccctgaaccgaaggcaAACAGAggtactaatgcagataaaggattccccggatgccagggccatgaagtgcccaggaaagatggggcgacaccccgagagacgcaacatggacagatattgccacttccacagagaccatggccacgataccgaagactgttggcacctcaagggggagatagaagggatgatccgaaggggatatctaggccgatttgtAGACCACGAAAAGGAGGAGGCCCCAGAAGGTAATGGCCGAAGGGATAACCGTTGGAGAGATGGCGGAGGTCGctatgagagaagggggctcgcccgtagaggcaatcaggaacgacgaagggaccagacacccAAGGAAGCTGAGCATCACCcccgagatgagaataagagcccaactagagttatagcgaccatctgtggaggcccagccgcTGGAGAGAGTTCAGTCTCTGCCAGGAAAGCGAAGGCCTACACAAGAAGCGTACATATGGTGgaatggccgaacaagaaggcgaggacggggacggttatctccttctcagatgatgatctggaaggggtacataCTCCGCATGATGATATCCTGgttatcaccatgaccatagcggattgcaaagtgaagaggatcttagtggataacggcagttcagctgatatcctgttccttgaagctttccggaagatgggcctagacaagggaaagttaaagaaggtcgaacacctgttgcagggattctccagcgtcccagtgaaggtggaagggtcgattgagttaTCGGTAAGAGCTGGCACTGGAGATCGCCAAGCGACgatcatgatcaacttcctggtggtgggCATTACAtcggcatacaatgccatactaggaagggttggattgaacctactaaaggctgtcgtctccacaccccatctcaagatgaaattcccaaccaagaatggtgtcagggagtgtcggggcgatcaggaggtatcccggaggtgttacgccactaccttatggggaaaagaaaaggcgggcgaggcgctcccaatagaggatctGCGCGATgacgccagttatcaacggggggaacCGGCcaaagatttggtgcaagttgaagccgaagagggggatgaCGCTCGACAATTTCAAATTgaggctaccatgccaaggttgcaaCGAGAAAGACTCGTTTCATTCCTACGGAACAATGCTGACGTCTTCGACTGGTCGGCTTCGGATATGCCcgggatagatcgagaggtgatagaacatcatctgaatgttagcccaatgaaAAAGCCGGTGcagtagaagaagaggactttcgcccccgaaaggcagtagaaaatagacgaggaagtggagaagctactgaaggcccagttcatctgcgagatccagtacccggagtggatatccaatgtggtaatggtcccgaaggcaaacagaaagtggaggatctgcatcgacttcactgacctgaataaggcctgcccgaaggacacataccccctgccgaagatagacctcctcatcgatgccatGGCAGGATACAAGGCGCTGaacttcatggatgcatacttggggtacaatcaaatcaaaatgtctGAGgtcgatgtcccgaaaacatccttcataaccgagggtgggctgtactgctatgaggtcatgcctttcgggctaaaaaacgcaggggccacctatcaaaggttggtgaataaaatcttcaaagggatgatcggcaaaaccatggaggtatatgtggatgatatgctcgtaaaaagcctgaaggtggaacgacacatccaagacttggaagaggcgttctaGGTGCTGAGACGGtatggcatgaagctgaacccaacaAAATGCGCATTCAGgatagcctcgggaaagttcctcggcttcatcgtctcggagagaggaattgaagccaacccggtcaaaatacaagccattcgggacatgaggtcaccccagaatgtgaagcaagtccaggagctgacgggtcgggtcaCCGCCCTCGagagattcatgtctcggtctgcagacagatgcctccccttcttcaaagcactgAAAGGGACTAAAAAGTTCGAATGGatggaggagtgcgaaaagtcttttgaacaattgaaggagtacttggccgcacccccgccGCTGACGAAGCCGAACACCGGGTTACCTTACAGctataccttgctgtatcggcaaTGGCGGTAAGCGTCGTTCTGacgaagaaagaaggaaggcaacatcggccaatatactatgtcagccgaacccttctagatgccgaaacaagatacagaaaggcaGAAAAAGTGGCGTATGCCTTGGTgacagcggcaagaaagctgagaccatattttcaatcacatacggtatgcgtactcactgACCATCCCccgaagaagatactgcagcatccggatatgtccggtcgcttggtaaactgggccatagagttgggagagtttgacatccagtacaaaccgagaaccgcaattaaagtacaggccctcgcagacttcatagccgagatGACACTCCCCGACGACCCCCAGGAGTTTGCCAAGGACCGAGGAGAAGAGGCTTGGACGTTGTACGTGGATGGCGCTTCCAACAGCGTAGGAAGCAGCGCAGGAATCATGTTGGCCAGCCCCGAGGGTTTGAAAATAGAATACGCCCTATgcttcgacttcgacgcctccaacaacaaagcagaatacgaagcgttaatagccggaattaatctggctcgggctttgatggtaaaggacctggtagtgcatagcgactcccagctcgtggtacgacaggtgaatggagactatgaggccaaagaacaaaggatggccgaaGACTTGAAGACGGTGCAAGATAGGGTAGCGgccttcaaggaatttgaggtaaggcaggtgtcacgagaagagaatgctagtgcagatgcAATGTCATagctggccacctccgacttcgcggatcttggacgatcggtgtatttcgaagtgctATCACAAccaagcatcgaaaaaccctgagaggtattacctgtaggtgaaaacggccaaagctggatggatgccataactgaatacctcaaagaaggaaagctcccagagaatagggacgaggcaagaaaaataagaatgaggttGGCTTGCTTCttcctgaaggacgagacactatataagatagggttcaccttgCCATACCTCAAGTGTCTGGATTCTGTCGACGGCGAGTACGCACTCCGGGAGGTGCacgaagggatatgcggccaacacctaggagcccgggccctggcaC from Macadamia integrifolia cultivar HAES 741 unplaced genomic scaffold, SCU_Mint_v3 scaffold1980, whole genome shotgun sequence harbors:
- the LOC122065344 gene encoding factor of DNA methylation 4-like, with product MDQSSEEKSDIREPEMSRYVDKSYEELKSGNPKVKISNDMYECPFCLGKRKRDYIYQELLQHATDVGKDWARKNVKHKAKHLALAKYLERDVGPEEFPLQPVRVSEPPRCSHHNDKFVWPLTGIVVNLPTEYKGGQYVRESASKLREQLSQRGYNGVKVHLLRDKDWRHSGSALLVFNKDWSGYDDAMAFEKYFEAECDWHAWKQHKGSSINAWVAREDDYNSTSIIGKHLRKIGDLKTISDIVADEENKKNILLNSLIEDKDSCISTHKKIQKLHHDEQNHIQRIYQLEKQLNYKEFEIERLKGTLEVMKHKRDEEDAEVQKNVESMKRELDDKEGDLEDLESLNQDLIVKERNSNDELQDARRKLIDGLKEMSGCAQIGVKRMGDLDNKPFLDACRQKYPAEEAEEKAADMCSLWDEHLRYPGWYPFKIIMVDGKEQEIINEEDEKLKSLKDDLGEEVYRAVTAALNEINDYNPSGRYIISELWNFKESRKATLGEAVAFILKQLIDGLKEIKHLKGKLEVTKYKKDAEDAKVQKKVESMKRELDDKDGELKDLKSLNQILIVKERNSNDELQDARRELIYGLKEMLGRAQIGVKRMGVLDNKLFLDACRHKYPSEEEVEKASNICSLWNEHLRNPGWHPFKIIVVDGKIQEIIDEEDEKLKILKNDLGEEVYRAVTTALKEINDYNPSGRYIKSELWNFKEARKATLKEGVAYILKQLRVYKHMLI